In Sodalis ligni, a single genomic region encodes these proteins:
- a CDS encoding ABC transporter substrate-binding protein, translating into MLSRRAFLQLAMLAPLSARALAEGPRPDADMDKMALPNSSPGVSPPRVAILDWGLTEMALSLGIVPVGVSAPDWYRRLFALPVLPPQVQDVGLLFQPNFETLKALNLDAIIITPAHALLRDGLTGIAPLLTLGNWGSRPMANIERDTRLMAGAFGRDGVADRLLEQAAQRLARAQTQLEPLRGTAVFIATVVDVLHLKLQTTGGLFDEVARRLGLRNAWRGGGNGQGEALVELQQIAATADARLVSLGNSAGVPPAADTPLWRSLPLTQAGNIVPLPPGLSSTGAMLSAVRFAEALAAGLLQAEGARHA; encoded by the coding sequence ATGCTGTCCCGCCGCGCTTTTCTGCAACTGGCCATGCTGGCCCCTCTCAGCGCCCGCGCGCTGGCGGAGGGGCCGCGGCCGGATGCGGACATGGATAAGATGGCTCTGCCAAATTCGTCGCCCGGGGTTTCGCCGCCGCGGGTGGCGATACTGGATTGGGGACTGACTGAAATGGCGCTGTCGCTGGGGATTGTCCCGGTAGGCGTGTCGGCGCCGGACTGGTATCGCCGGCTGTTCGCCTTACCGGTGCTGCCGCCGCAGGTGCAGGATGTCGGGCTGCTGTTTCAGCCCAACTTCGAGACTCTCAAGGCGCTGAACCTCGATGCCATCATTATCACGCCCGCGCACGCACTGCTGCGGGACGGGCTCACCGGTATCGCGCCGCTGCTGACCTTAGGCAATTGGGGCAGCCGGCCGATGGCGAATATTGAACGGGACACCCGACTTATGGCCGGGGCATTCGGCCGGGACGGGGTGGCGGACCGGTTGCTGGAGCAGGCGGCGCAGCGGCTGGCCCGGGCGCAAACGCAGCTGGAGCCATTGCGGGGAACGGCGGTATTTATCGCCACGGTGGTGGACGTATTGCATTTGAAGCTCCAGACCACCGGCGGCCTGTTCGACGAGGTTGCGCGCCGTTTGGGACTTCGGAACGCCTGGCGCGGCGGCGGCAACGGCCAGGGGGAGGCGCTGGTGGAACTCCAGCAGATTGCCGCAACGGCGGATGCGCGGCTGGTTTCGCTGGGAAACAGCGCCGGCGTACCCCCGGCGGCGGATACGCCGTTATGGCGCAGTCTGCCCCTGACGCAGGCCGGCAATATCGTGCCGTTGCCACCCGGCCTTTCTTCGACGGGGGCGATGTTAAGCGCCGTTCGCTTCGCCGAAGCGCTGGCGGCGGGATTGTTGCAGGCGGAGGGCGCGCGCCATGCATGA
- the fhuB gene encoding Fe(3+)-hydroxamate ABC transporter permease FhuB, translating to MHDFFWRRSPSWLGGALFLAAIILACRQCPFPWPSFAALLRGSDSHAIILRDMWLPRQAMALLCGATLALCGLVMQRALRNPLAEPLTLGVASGASLALTLTTLLAPGWLLYGREWPALGGSLLALAAVFMLSARQWLSPMALILAGLIVNLYGGAVTLLFTIINDRSLLSVMIWGGGTLAQQDWSTFDWLLPRLLLCLLPLLMLLRPLMLLSLREDIGRGLGSSPGLVRGLALLCALMMSSLVISAVGVFGFIGLAAPHLAAACGARTLYRQFFWSPLMGAGLLWLADLAVGNMTALNGMLLPTGMMVALAGGPLLLLFLPRVSQVRSGLVSSSPPATAAPAGSWRPIVIAGALLLPGIALSLSFGHALHGWHLSGWPEFTALWRWRVPRLAAAMSAGVLLAGAGVLIQRLSGNPLASPEILGIGAGASLGITLFLLLSGGGSLPLLILSSALGAFVTLLVTLLQNRRSAFNPERVLLTGLAISAFFQSVATVVMVNNSRAANMLMQLMSGSTYYVSPLMAAIAAASAVLLLLLAPLFYRWLILLPLRETAPSLGVNVPAARMSVLGMAALMTGIATLIVGPLSFVGLLGPHIARRLGARGPVAQLLTAAMIAGLIMATADWMGRNLLYPRQLPAGLMATLLGGPWLAWLLFRRGRG from the coding sequence ATGCATGATTTCTTCTGGCGGCGCTCGCCCAGCTGGCTGGGCGGGGCGCTGTTTCTGGCCGCCATCATCCTGGCCTGCCGGCAGTGTCCCTTCCCTTGGCCGTCTTTTGCGGCATTGCTGCGGGGCAGCGATTCCCACGCCATTATCCTGCGGGATATGTGGCTGCCGCGCCAGGCCATGGCGCTGCTGTGCGGCGCCACGCTGGCGCTTTGCGGGCTGGTGATGCAGCGGGCGCTACGCAACCCGCTGGCGGAACCCCTGACGCTGGGCGTGGCGTCCGGGGCGTCGCTGGCCCTGACCCTTACCACGCTGCTGGCGCCGGGCTGGCTGCTTTATGGCCGGGAGTGGCCGGCGCTGGGGGGATCCCTGCTGGCGCTGGCGGCGGTATTCATGCTGTCGGCGCGACAATGGCTGTCGCCGATGGCGCTGATTCTGGCGGGGCTGATTGTGAATTTATATGGCGGAGCCGTGACGCTGCTGTTCACCATCATTAACGATCGTTCGCTGCTGTCGGTAATGATTTGGGGCGGCGGAACGCTTGCCCAGCAGGATTGGTCAACCTTTGACTGGCTGCTGCCGCGCCTGCTCCTGTGTCTGCTGCCGCTGCTGATGCTGTTGCGTCCGCTGATGCTGCTCAGCCTGCGCGAGGATATCGGCAGGGGGCTCGGCAGCTCTCCCGGCCTGGTGCGCGGGCTGGCTCTGCTGTGTGCGCTGATGATGTCCAGCCTGGTGATAAGCGCCGTGGGCGTGTTCGGCTTTATCGGGCTGGCGGCGCCCCATCTGGCGGCGGCCTGCGGCGCGCGTACGCTGTACCGGCAATTTTTCTGGTCGCCGCTTATGGGCGCCGGCCTGTTGTGGCTGGCGGACCTGGCGGTGGGCAATATGACGGCGCTCAACGGCATGCTGCTGCCCACCGGCATGATGGTGGCATTGGCCGGCGGTCCCTTGCTGCTGCTGTTTTTACCCCGCGTCAGCCAGGTCCGCTCCGGATTGGTTTCTTCCTCGCCGCCCGCGACGGCCGCCCCGGCCGGATCCTGGCGGCCGATAGTCATTGCCGGCGCGCTGCTGTTGCCGGGCATCGCGCTTTCTTTATCCTTCGGCCACGCCCTGCACGGCTGGCATCTCAGCGGCTGGCCGGAGTTCACCGCCCTGTGGCGCTGGCGAGTGCCGCGCCTGGCGGCGGCGATGAGCGCCGGCGTGCTGCTGGCGGGAGCGGGAGTGCTGATTCAACGCCTTAGCGGCAATCCGCTGGCCAGCCCGGAAATCCTGGGTATCGGCGCCGGCGCGTCGTTAGGTATCACGCTGTTTTTACTGCTGTCGGGGGGCGGCAGTTTGCCTTTGTTGATACTGAGCAGCGCGCTGGGGGCCTTTGTTACGCTGCTGGTGACGCTGCTGCAAAATCGCCGCAGCGCGTTCAATCCGGAGCGGGTACTGCTTACCGGACTGGCCATCAGCGCGTTTTTCCAGTCCGTCGCCACGGTGGTGATGGTCAATAACAGCCGCGCCGCCAATATGCTGATGCAGCTGATGAGCGGCAGTACCTACTATGTATCGCCGTTGATGGCCGCTATCGCGGCGGCGAGCGCGGTGCTGCTGCTTCTGCTTGCGCCTCTGTTCTATCGCTGGCTTATCCTGCTGCCGCTGCGGGAAACGGCGCCGTCCCTAGGCGTTAACGTGCCGGCGGCGCGGATGTCGGTGCTGGGGATGGCGGCGCTGATGACCGGTATCGCCACGCTTATCGTTGGACCGCTTTCCTTCGTCGGCCTGCTGGGGCCCCATATCGCCCGCCGGCTCGGCGCGAGGGGGCCGGTGGCGCAGTTGCTGACGGCGGCGATGATTGCCGGGCTTATCATGGCGACGGCGGACTGGATGGGGCGCAATCTGCTTTATCCGCGCCAGCTGCCCGCCGGGCTTATGGCCACCCTGTTGGGCGGTCCGTGGCTGGCATGGCTACTGTTTCGCCGCGGGCGGGGTTAG
- a CDS encoding energy transducer TonB, which yields MASFPCKPRYVLLAILAHGLLLWAVAGQRSSPPRLLTPALQPVMEISLAPEPAAPAPPIPAPPIKVPPPVLARDIPEAPPPVKEPAPLPAEPKAPPVTEPEPPSPVQQVAQPKPVEVGKTAAKPVKRLHKPAPQKTAPAPPAPPAPVKESATAAASRVPDQTPRVPAVTQPVFDAAYLNNPPPDYPRLARRAHQQGTVMLNVLVTVGGGAGEVNIAQSSGSDALDDAARQAVKRWRFIPAKRGGEPVAGWVRVPVVFRLDG from the coding sequence ATGGCGAGTTTTCCTTGTAAACCCCGGTACGTCCTGCTGGCGATATTGGCCCACGGCCTGTTGTTATGGGCGGTGGCGGGACAGCGAAGCTCGCCGCCACGGCTGCTGACGCCGGCTTTGCAGCCGGTGATGGAGATAAGCCTGGCGCCGGAACCGGCTGCGCCCGCCCCGCCGATACCCGCCCCGCCGATAAAAGTACCGCCGCCTGTCCTTGCCCGGGATATACCGGAGGCGCCGCCGCCGGTGAAAGAGCCCGCGCCGTTGCCTGCGGAACCGAAGGCGCCGCCGGTGACTGAACCGGAGCCGCCGTCGCCCGTGCAACAGGTTGCGCAGCCTAAGCCGGTGGAGGTGGGTAAAACTGCCGCCAAACCCGTAAAACGGCTTCACAAACCGGCGCCGCAAAAAACCGCTCCGGCACCCCCGGCGCCCCCTGCGCCGGTAAAAGAGTCTGCAACCGCGGCGGCAAGCCGTGTGCCGGATCAAACCCCAAGGGTGCCGGCGGTCACTCAGCCGGTATTCGACGCGGCTTATCTCAATAATCCGCCGCCGGACTATCCGCGCCTGGCGCGGCGGGCGCATCAGCAGGGCACGGTAATGCTTAACGTGCTGGTGACCGTAGGCGGCGGCGCCGGCGAGGTGAACATCGCGCAAAGCAGCGGCAGCGATGCATTGGACGACGCGGCGCGGCAGGCGGTGAAGCGCTGGCGCTTTATCCCGGCGAAACGCGGCGGTGAGCCGGTTGCCGGCTGGGTGCGCGTACCGGTGGTGTTCCGGCTTGACGGTTAG